Proteins encoded within one genomic window of Formosa agariphila KMM 3901:
- a CDS encoding LytR/AlgR family response regulator transcription factor — protein MKIKCLIIDDESLAIKVIEDHLKNFDHIEIVATFNNPLKAYPIIEQEKIDVIFLDINMPQLSGFAFIENLSYKPLIVFTTAYREYAVKSFELNVLDYLVKPIPFNRFLKTMNKVYQQAYITNATSELNLQQEPHIFLKVSKKLIKVNLNDILYIESLKDYIKVITSLGDYVVHKSLTAISEELPQSNFLRVHRSYTISINKIKSVEGNTIEIANRRIPIGRNYVKIARERIFKNEDS, from the coding sequence ATGAAAATTAAATGCTTAATAATTGACGACGAATCTCTAGCAATTAAAGTTATAGAGGATCATTTAAAGAATTTCGATCACATAGAAATCGTGGCGACTTTTAATAATCCTTTAAAAGCATATCCTATTATTGAACAAGAAAAAATCGACGTCATTTTTTTAGATATTAATATGCCACAATTAAGTGGTTTTGCCTTTATTGAAAACCTAAGTTATAAACCTTTAATAGTTTTTACCACAGCCTATCGCGAATATGCAGTAAAAAGTTTCGAGTTAAATGTGTTAGATTATTTAGTGAAACCTATTCCGTTTAATCGCTTTCTAAAAACCATGAATAAGGTCTACCAGCAGGCTTATATAACAAATGCAACTTCAGAATTAAACTTACAACAAGAACCTCATATTTTTCTTAAGGTAAGTAAGAAGTTAATTAAGGTGAACTTAAATGATATTCTCTATATAGAAAGCCTTAAAGATTACATTAAAGTGATAACCTCTTTAGGAGATTATGTGGTTCATAAATCTTTAACCGCTATTTCCGAAGAGTTACCACAATCTAACTTTTTACGCGTACATCGGTCTTATACCATTTCTATAAATAAAATTAAATCGGTAGAAGGAAATACTATTGAAATTGCTAATCGTAGAATCCCAATTGGGAGGAATTACGTAAAAATTGCACGTGAGCGTATCTTTAAAAATGAAGATTCTTAA
- a CDS encoding sensor histidine kinase — MFKIDVKQSISVKYHILFWLGYFMFNVIRWGSYFNDYWYSLKSNLIEFPIHIIVVYINVYILIPKLVLRKRYWSYLFWLIFMLAMVYLVRTGLNYVLVTKNIWPEAGSSGQFLELNHIVAVVLGELYVIGFVSAIKLLIDWSIEKQRNEALAKLQLSTELKYLRTQIQPHFFFNTLNNLYALTLSKSDNAPQLVIKISDMMQYVLYEVNSSKADLFEEINHINNFIDIARLRFNDSIEFETDITGNIEDVEVPPLLFLTFIENSFKHGLKNSDKVTVAMSFEVKGKDYLEFNLVNSFNSNSDITNEQGIGIANTKRRLNLLFGSNYVLETTIRDNTYNLFLKIPIR, encoded by the coding sequence TTGTTTAAAATTGATGTCAAACAATCTATTTCAGTAAAATATCACATCCTATTTTGGTTGGGATACTTTATGTTTAATGTCATAAGGTGGGGAAGTTACTTTAATGATTATTGGTATTCGTTGAAATCCAATTTAATAGAGTTCCCTATACATATTATAGTAGTTTATATTAATGTATATATATTAATTCCGAAATTAGTGTTGCGTAAGCGCTATTGGAGTTATTTGTTCTGGCTGATATTTATGTTGGCCATGGTGTATTTGGTAAGAACGGGATTAAATTACGTTTTAGTAACCAAAAATATTTGGCCAGAGGCAGGGAGTTCTGGACAGTTTTTAGAACTAAACCATATAGTGGCCGTGGTTTTAGGCGAATTATATGTTATCGGGTTTGTGTCTGCTATAAAATTGCTTATCGATTGGAGTATAGAAAAGCAACGTAATGAAGCTTTAGCAAAGTTACAGTTAAGTACAGAGCTTAAATATTTACGAACACAGATTCAGCCACATTTCTTTTTTAACACCTTAAATAATTTATATGCGCTAACCTTATCTAAGTCTGATAATGCTCCGCAATTGGTGATAAAAATATCAGATATGATGCAATATGTGCTATATGAAGTTAATAGTTCTAAAGCCGATTTGTTTGAAGAAATAAATCATATTAATAACTTTATAGATATTGCCCGTTTGCGTTTTAACGATAGTATAGAATTTGAAACAGACATCACTGGAAATATTGAAGATGTTGAGGTGCCGCCATTACTGTTTTTAACGTTTATAGAAAATAGTTTTAAGCATGGATTAAAAAATAGTGACAAAGTAACGGTGGCAATGAGTTTTGAAGTCAAAGGAAAAGATTATTTAGAGTTTAATTTAGTGAATAGTTTCAATTCTAATTCCGATATTACAAACGAACAAGGTATAGGTATTGCAAACACCAAGCGGCGATTAAATTTATTGTTTGGTAGCAATTATGTATTAGAAACTACTATTAGGGATAATACATATAACCTGTTTTTAAAAATTCCCATTCGATGA
- a CDS encoding sugar MFS transporter — protein MSKTAETHAAQKNTSLVPILIIAGLFFIFGFVTWINGALIPFMKTINELTDAQSYLVASASYISFVVMALPASYIIGKVGYKKGMSLGLAVMGVGALVFIPAAEARTYTLFLTGIFIQGLGMTLLQTASNPYITILGPMESAAKRIAIMGIANKIAGALGSLIFGAILLSGIDEINERLTRVSLDEKTTLLNEMADSVVTPYIIMAVVLFILAALITKAPLPHVEAEEVEEEATSGSVIVKKTSIFQFPHLWLGVLALFVYVGAEVIAGDTIISYGLSLGMPGEEAKSFTLMTLLAMVATYALGVFLIPKYVSQVLALKVSAILGIIFSLCILNTTGFTSVLFVAALGIANALVWPAIWPLALTGMGKFTKTASALLVMAISGGAIIPPLYGLLVDGKKEELMTQGVDQATAMANSATSGYWILIPCYVFILFYAVYGHKVGLKKA, from the coding sequence ATGTCTAAAACCGCAGAAACACACGCGGCACAGAAGAATACTTCTTTAGTGCCTATACTAATTATTGCCGGATTGTTCTTCATTTTCGGATTTGTTACTTGGATTAACGGTGCCTTAATCCCTTTCATGAAAACCATAAACGAGCTTACAGATGCGCAATCGTATTTAGTAGCTTCAGCATCTTATATTTCATTTGTTGTTATGGCTTTACCAGCCTCTTATATTATAGGAAAAGTAGGCTATAAAAAAGGAATGTCTTTAGGTTTAGCTGTTATGGGTGTTGGTGCCTTGGTTTTTATTCCTGCTGCCGAAGCTAGAACGTATACCTTGTTTTTAACCGGAATCTTTATTCAAGGTTTGGGAATGACATTGTTGCAAACTGCTTCTAATCCGTATATAACAATATTAGGGCCTATGGAAAGTGCTGCTAAACGTATTGCTATTATGGGAATTGCAAATAAAATAGCAGGTGCTTTAGGGTCTTTAATTTTTGGTGCAATTTTATTATCTGGTATCGATGAAATTAATGAAAGATTAACCAGAGTGTCTTTAGATGAAAAAACAACGTTGCTTAACGAAATGGCCGATAGCGTTGTAACGCCGTATATTATTATGGCTGTTGTGTTATTTATACTTGCGGCGTTAATTACAAAAGCGCCGTTACCACATGTTGAGGCCGAAGAGGTTGAAGAAGAAGCTACATCTGGATCAGTAATTGTAAAAAAGACAAGCATCTTTCAATTTCCACATTTATGGTTAGGTGTACTTGCTTTATTCGTGTATGTAGGTGCAGAAGTTATTGCCGGAGATACTATTATTTCTTACGGATTATCTCTTGGAATGCCTGGTGAAGAAGCCAAATCGTTCACGCTAATGACATTGTTAGCTATGGTAGCAACTTATGCGTTGGGTGTGTTTTTAATTCCTAAATATGTAAGTCAAGTGTTGGCTTTAAAAGTTAGTGCTATTCTAGGAATTATTTTCTCACTTTGTATTTTAAATACTACCGGATTTACTTCAGTATTATTCGTTGCAGCTTTAGGTATTGCGAATGCTCTAGTTTGGCCAGCAATTTGGCCTTTAGCGTTAACAGGTATGGGTAAATTTACTAAAACAGCTTCGGCCTTATTAGTTATGGCTATTTCTGGGGGAGCTATTATTCCGCCATTATATGGTTTATTAGTCGATGGTAAAAAAGAGGAATTAATGACTCAAGGTGTAGATCAAGCGACAGCTATGGCTAACTCTGCAACTTCAGGATATTGGATTTTAATTCCGTGTTATGTGTTTATTCTATTTTATGCCGTGTACGGACATAAAGTTGGATTAAAAAAAGCATAG